In Stigmatopora nigra isolate UIUO_SnigA chromosome 18, RoL_Snig_1.1, whole genome shotgun sequence, one genomic interval encodes:
- the irf3 gene encoding interferon regulatory factor 3, translating into MAHSKPLLKQWLRAQIDSRTYPGVCWTNEKKTEFGIPWKHALRQDSSDTDILIFKAWANVSGNGRIQGDPSVWKRNFRAALRAKRFTLIADNKNDTANPHKVFRWPDESTSSQDNSSARPSIQPGLDQHESPPVQESLVVPFMDDFLYCPTEECIPNEDILQTCLAQLDIRPQAEDKSPCAFPPEQQELQDQLVIGARASPWQQAHPVAAEGTVGEVRSPGQPVHPMEEAEDGACGGQFAKQFLDYFNKSTDGGHLQTQFRITVYYRGVQVSEKLILNEAGFRLVYSPELVEPVLDDKSGLSVVSLPCPVNIKDQKQARLTQCILDKLGEGLDIGVSGKVIYGQRRGEIKAFWSFSNFDNSGRPQEIAKMQPQPFFHLKDFIQGLQAFIELDSKECGPCSLFICLGEKWPDPEKMPWKKKLITVEVTLTTLECLKIMAMDGGASSLKSVELQMSLEEMIID; encoded by the exons ATGGCTCATTCCAAACCGCTGCTCAAGCAGTGGCTTCGAGCACAGATTGACAGCAGAACATATCCTGGTGTATGTTGGaccaatgagaaaaaaactgaatttggcATTCCTTGGAAACATGCCTTGAGACAAGATTCTTCAGATACTGACATTCTCATTTTCAAG GCATGGGCAAATGTGAGTGGCAACGGGCGCATTCAAGGAGATCCCTCAGTTTGGAAGAGAAACTTCCGCGCTGCCCTGCGAGCTAAAAGGTTTACATTAATCGCAGACAACAAAAACGATACAGCAAACCCTCACAAAGTGTTCCGTTGGCCAGATGAGTCAACTTCAAGCCAAG acaaCTCTTCGGCCAGACCATCCATCCAACCTGGGCTAGATCAACATGAAAGTCCTCCCGTACAAGAA AGCCTTGTTGTCCCATTCATGGATGACTTCCTCTATTGTCCTACTGAAG AATGCATCCCCAATGAGGACATTTTGCAGACGTGTCTCGCACAACTTGACATCAGACCTCAAGCAG AAGACAAGTCCCCCTGTGCGTTTCCACCCGAGCAACAGGAGCTCCAGGATCAGCTTGTGATAGGCGCCCGtgcgtcgccatggcaacaagcGCATCCAGTAGCGGCGGAGGGCACGGTCGGCGAAGTTCGGTCGCCTGGGCAACCGGTGCATCCAATGGAGGAAGCTGAAGATGGGGCTTGTGGGGGACAGTTTGCGAAACAGTTTTTAGACTATTTTAATAAGTCCACGGATGGAGGTCATTTAC AAACCCAATTCAGGATAACTGTGTACTACAGAGGTGTGCAGGTTTCTGAGAAGCTAATTCTCAATGAAGCTGGATTCCGTTTAGTTTACAG CCCTGAACTGGTGGAACCAGTGTTGGACGACAAGTCGGGGCTGTCTGTCGTCTCCCTACCGTGCCCCGTTAATATTAAGGATCAAAAACAAGCCAGGCTAACCCAATGCATCTTGGACAAACTTGGCGAGGGATTGGACATTGGCGTTTCAGGCAAAGTCATTTACGGCCAGAGAAGAGGCGAAATCAAAGCTTTCTGGAGCTTCTCCAATTTCGACAACAGTGGACGACCCCAGGAAATCGCCAAAATGCAGCCACAGCCGTTTTTTCATCTGAAGGATTTTATCCAAG GTTTACAGGCATTTATAGAGCTTGACAGCAAAGAATGTGGTCCCTGCTCACTCTTTATCTGCCTGGGGGAAAAATGGCCTGACCCAGAGAAAATGCCGTGGAAGAAAAAACTCATCACGGTTGAG GTGACTCTCACTACCTTGGAGTGCTTGAAGATCATGGCAATGGATGGCGGCGCCTCATCTCTCAAATCTGTTGAACTGCAAATGTCGCTGGAAGAAATGATCATAGACTGA
- the LOC144211704 gene encoding chaperone Ric-8A isoform X1: protein MVVDVEGIIRCIRRDDVSSVHTQLQEFNTEYAQCFFFDAEERDRRKQRKLDEFRKNKVRDSTESNSDYEENDQEDRGLLLRQSLAAVLVRFIRKEVPCPLMRVTLRTLRILSRDKRVLGPLVTDDALLKLAKAAGLPTPSQTNDDDVTDSEFYDNIIFSLSEGVKTPPCCVDADQDPDRECSTFEGDGKSDACSDPDSISWPSTHRPSIDDMHRGSIHHKELERGRKDRRESKMEDEYEEDGATGDEVQRKEALKVLCNLVYNSTWAQERFSALRLMRGLRECLSSSVSCLSPSSVQFYELRLTFLVTALRPELSAQLQEEAGVSILSAALEGCLEVQWKAPYECTLDPMAPPISLESSQRIIEILKILFNVTHRSHRQAPTDSDAALYRHLVAMLRLCMLRKCDIPEDTDELQGHTVNLLSALPLQCLDVLLTVPLELESEECQGVNMACVHNLLLFMERRLESGDRVKEKLTPILNLLTESCRAHKETRHYIRKYILPPLRDVSQRPEEGCTVKSRLIRLMTHLDTDLKHCAADLLFVLCKENVRRFVKYTGYGNAAGLLATRGLLGGSASRSACSETLYSSDSDSDTEEYRQVKDRVNPVTGRVEAELPNPMEGMTEEEKEEEATRLIRIFNKMSRDDIIQPMGVDADGKLVPMAGLGENSLTEASTSDNELDPVETNK, encoded by the exons ATGGTCGTAGACGTCGAGGGGATTATCCGGTGCATCAGGCGCGATGATGTGAGCAGCGTTCATACCCAGCTGCAGGAATTCAACACCGAG TACGCCCAGTGTTTCTTCTTTGACGCAGAGGAGAGGGACAGAAGAAAA CAAAGAAAACTGGATGAG TTTAGGAAGAATAAAGTCAGGGACAGCACGGAATCCAACTCTGACTATGAAGAGAATGACCAGGAAGACCGAGGTCTACTCCTCAGACAG agTTTGGCAGCAGTTCTGGTGCGGTTCATAAGGAAAGAAGTTCCTTGTCCTCTGATGCGAGTCACATTACGCACATTGAGGATCCTCTCAAGAGACAAGCGGGTTCTCGGCCCTTTAGTGACCGACGACGCTCTCCTCAAGCTAGCCAAAGCAGCAGGGTTACCGACCCCGAGCCAGACCAACGACGATGATGTCACCGACTCGGAATTCTACGACAACATCATCTTTTCTCTCTCCGAGGGTGTCAAAACACCACCATGTTGTGTGGATGCAGACCAGGACCCCGACCGAGAGTGCTCGACCTTTGAGGGCGACGGCAAGAGTGACGCTTGCAGTGATCCCGACAGTATCAGCTGGCCTAGCACCCACCGGCCCAGCATTGATGACATGCACAGGGGTAGCATCCATCACAAGGAGCTAGAACGAGGGAGGAAGGATCGCCGAGAGAGCAAAATGGAGGACGAGTATGAAGAGGATGGAGCAACTGGGGATGAAGTGCAGAGGAAGGAAGCTTTGAAGGTGTTGTGTAATTTGGTTTACAACAGTACATGGGCGCAGGAGAGGTTTAGCGCCCTCAG gcTCATGCGCGGTCTTCGAGAGTGTTTGTCCTCTAGCGTCAGTTGCTTATCTCCCTCTAGTGTGCAGTTTTACGAATTACGACTCACATTTCTCGTCACGGCGCTGCGACCTGAGCTCAGCGCTCAACTCCAGGAG GAGGCAGGTGTCTCCATCCTCTCAGCAGCTTTGGAGGGCTGCCTGGAGGTGCAGTGGAAGGCACCGTACGAGTGCACGTTGGACCCCATGGCCCCCCCTATTTCTCTGGAATCCTCTCAGCGCATTATCGAGATTCTCAAAATACTTTTCAATGTGACACACAGATCCCACAGGCAGGCGCCCACTGAC TCTGATGCAGCTCTGTACCGCCACCTAGTAGCAATGCTTCGTCTATGCATGTTGCGCAAGTGCGATATTCCTGAGGACACGGATGAACTACAAGG TCACACTGTCAACCTATTGTCGGCGCTGCCACTCCAGTGTCTGGATGTTCTCCTGACGGTGCCCCTGGAGCTTGAGTCAGAGGAGTGCCAGGGCGTCAACATGGCCTGCGTCCACAACTTGCTACTCTTCATGGAGAGACGCCTTGAATCG GGGGACAGAGTCAAAGAGAAACTGACGCCAATCCTCAATTTGCTCACAGAGAGCTGCAGGGCACACAAGGAAACACGCCACTACATCAGGAAATAT ATTTTGCCTCCCCTGAGGGATGTTTCCCAGAGGCCGGAGGAAGGTTGCACTGTGAAGAGCCGACTAATTCGACTCATGACTCACTTGGACACAGACCTAAAACATTGTGCTGCTGACCTCCTTTTTGTCCTCTGCAAGGAAAATG TTCGACGTTTCGTCAAGTACACGGGCTACGGCAATGCGGCAGGACTGTTGGCTACGAGGGGCCTTTTGGGGGGCTCTGCGTCCAGATCCGCCTGCAGCGAGACCTTATACTCCAGCGACTCGGATTCGGATACGGAAGAATACCGTCAAGTTAAAGACCGAGTCAACCCGGTGACGGGACGAGTGGAAGCGGAGCTGCCGAACCCCATGGAGGGCATgacagaggaggagaaagaggaggaagcCACGAGGCTTATTCGGATCTTCAACAAAATGTCAAG GGATGACATTATTCAGCCAATGGGAGTGGACGCAGATGGGAAGTTGGTCCCTATGGCAGGACTTGGAGAAAACAGCCTCACGGAAGCGTCCACGTCTGACAACGAGTTGGATCCAGTTGAGACAAATAAATga
- the LOC144211704 gene encoding chaperone Ric-8A isoform X2 — MVVDVEGIIRCIRRDDVSSVHTQLQEFNTEYAQCFFFDAEERDRRKFRKNKVRDSTESNSDYEENDQEDRGLLLRQSLAAVLVRFIRKEVPCPLMRVTLRTLRILSRDKRVLGPLVTDDALLKLAKAAGLPTPSQTNDDDVTDSEFYDNIIFSLSEGVKTPPCCVDADQDPDRECSTFEGDGKSDACSDPDSISWPSTHRPSIDDMHRGSIHHKELERGRKDRRESKMEDEYEEDGATGDEVQRKEALKVLCNLVYNSTWAQERFSALRLMRGLRECLSSSVSCLSPSSVQFYELRLTFLVTALRPELSAQLQEEAGVSILSAALEGCLEVQWKAPYECTLDPMAPPISLESSQRIIEILKILFNVTHRSHRQAPTDSDAALYRHLVAMLRLCMLRKCDIPEDTDELQGHTVNLLSALPLQCLDVLLTVPLELESEECQGVNMACVHNLLLFMERRLESGDRVKEKLTPILNLLTESCRAHKETRHYIRKYILPPLRDVSQRPEEGCTVKSRLIRLMTHLDTDLKHCAADLLFVLCKENVRRFVKYTGYGNAAGLLATRGLLGGSASRSACSETLYSSDSDSDTEEYRQVKDRVNPVTGRVEAELPNPMEGMTEEEKEEEATRLIRIFNKMSRDDIIQPMGVDADGKLVPMAGLGENSLTEASTSDNELDPVETNK, encoded by the exons ATGGTCGTAGACGTCGAGGGGATTATCCGGTGCATCAGGCGCGATGATGTGAGCAGCGTTCATACCCAGCTGCAGGAATTCAACACCGAG TACGCCCAGTGTTTCTTCTTTGACGCAGAGGAGAGGGACAGAAGAAAA TTTAGGAAGAATAAAGTCAGGGACAGCACGGAATCCAACTCTGACTATGAAGAGAATGACCAGGAAGACCGAGGTCTACTCCTCAGACAG agTTTGGCAGCAGTTCTGGTGCGGTTCATAAGGAAAGAAGTTCCTTGTCCTCTGATGCGAGTCACATTACGCACATTGAGGATCCTCTCAAGAGACAAGCGGGTTCTCGGCCCTTTAGTGACCGACGACGCTCTCCTCAAGCTAGCCAAAGCAGCAGGGTTACCGACCCCGAGCCAGACCAACGACGATGATGTCACCGACTCGGAATTCTACGACAACATCATCTTTTCTCTCTCCGAGGGTGTCAAAACACCACCATGTTGTGTGGATGCAGACCAGGACCCCGACCGAGAGTGCTCGACCTTTGAGGGCGACGGCAAGAGTGACGCTTGCAGTGATCCCGACAGTATCAGCTGGCCTAGCACCCACCGGCCCAGCATTGATGACATGCACAGGGGTAGCATCCATCACAAGGAGCTAGAACGAGGGAGGAAGGATCGCCGAGAGAGCAAAATGGAGGACGAGTATGAAGAGGATGGAGCAACTGGGGATGAAGTGCAGAGGAAGGAAGCTTTGAAGGTGTTGTGTAATTTGGTTTACAACAGTACATGGGCGCAGGAGAGGTTTAGCGCCCTCAG gcTCATGCGCGGTCTTCGAGAGTGTTTGTCCTCTAGCGTCAGTTGCTTATCTCCCTCTAGTGTGCAGTTTTACGAATTACGACTCACATTTCTCGTCACGGCGCTGCGACCTGAGCTCAGCGCTCAACTCCAGGAG GAGGCAGGTGTCTCCATCCTCTCAGCAGCTTTGGAGGGCTGCCTGGAGGTGCAGTGGAAGGCACCGTACGAGTGCACGTTGGACCCCATGGCCCCCCCTATTTCTCTGGAATCCTCTCAGCGCATTATCGAGATTCTCAAAATACTTTTCAATGTGACACACAGATCCCACAGGCAGGCGCCCACTGAC TCTGATGCAGCTCTGTACCGCCACCTAGTAGCAATGCTTCGTCTATGCATGTTGCGCAAGTGCGATATTCCTGAGGACACGGATGAACTACAAGG TCACACTGTCAACCTATTGTCGGCGCTGCCACTCCAGTGTCTGGATGTTCTCCTGACGGTGCCCCTGGAGCTTGAGTCAGAGGAGTGCCAGGGCGTCAACATGGCCTGCGTCCACAACTTGCTACTCTTCATGGAGAGACGCCTTGAATCG GGGGACAGAGTCAAAGAGAAACTGACGCCAATCCTCAATTTGCTCACAGAGAGCTGCAGGGCACACAAGGAAACACGCCACTACATCAGGAAATAT ATTTTGCCTCCCCTGAGGGATGTTTCCCAGAGGCCGGAGGAAGGTTGCACTGTGAAGAGCCGACTAATTCGACTCATGACTCACTTGGACACAGACCTAAAACATTGTGCTGCTGACCTCCTTTTTGTCCTCTGCAAGGAAAATG TTCGACGTTTCGTCAAGTACACGGGCTACGGCAATGCGGCAGGACTGTTGGCTACGAGGGGCCTTTTGGGGGGCTCTGCGTCCAGATCCGCCTGCAGCGAGACCTTATACTCCAGCGACTCGGATTCGGATACGGAAGAATACCGTCAAGTTAAAGACCGAGTCAACCCGGTGACGGGACGAGTGGAAGCGGAGCTGCCGAACCCCATGGAGGGCATgacagaggaggagaaagaggaggaagcCACGAGGCTTATTCGGATCTTCAACAAAATGTCAAG GGATGACATTATTCAGCCAATGGGAGTGGACGCAGATGGGAAGTTGGTCCCTATGGCAGGACTTGGAGAAAACAGCCTCACGGAAGCGTCCACGTCTGACAACGAGTTGGATCCAGTTGAGACAAATAAATga